AGCCCTCGCGGGCGCCACGTTCGCCCCGGCCCCAGCGCTCACTTCGGCGCGGCCACCGTGACCAGCGCCGGGCGCAGCACGCGCTCGGCCATCAGGTAGCCCTTTTGCAGCGTGGCCACGACGGTGTTGGCCGGCTGATCGGACGGAACCATGCTGATCGCCTGGTGCAGGTGTGGGTCGAAACGGTCACCAGCCGCCGGCACGATCGGTGTGATCTTCTGCCGCGACAGCGCCGCGAGCAATTGCTTGAGCGTGGCCTCGGCGCCTTCGCGGATCTGCTGCAGCGTGGCCTCCTGCACCGCCAGCCCCGCCTCCAGGCTGTCGACGACGGGCAGCAGGCTCTCGGCGAACGACTCCACCGCGAACTTGCGCACCTTGGCGATTTCCTCCTCCGCGCGCCGGCGGGTGTTCTCGGCGTCCGCCACCGCGCGCAGCAGCTGGTCGTTGAGCTCGGCGTTGCGCTGACGCAGTGCCTCCAGCTCGGCGTGCAGGTCCGGCGTGCCCGCATCGGCGGCGGGCGCGGCGTCGGCAGGGGTGGGTTCTGCGGTGGGCGATGCGTTCGGGTCTTGGGACGTCATGGTGTTCGTGTCGGGTTGGTCGTCGAAATCAAAAACCGCTCCCTCATGTGGGGACGGTCGCGCCGCTTTTCAAGGCGCTGGAACTGTTGCGTCGGCCCGGCGCGGCGGTACGGGCGAAACATGCCAGAATCGCCGCACGAGGAGCACGGACCATGAAACTGTTTCGTCATGGGGCACCGGGCAGCGAGCGCCCCGGCCTGCTCGACGCGCACGGCGTGCGGCGCGATCTGACCGGGATCATCGTGGACGTGGTGCCGGGTACCATCGGGCCGGATGCGTTGCGCCGGCTCGCCCGGCTGGACGCCAGCCGCCTGCCGGAGGTCGATCCGGCCGAGCGGCTCGGCCCCTGCATCGGCGAGGTCGGCAACGTCATCGCGATCGGCCTCAATTATGCCGACCACGCGGCGGAGGCCGGCCTGCCGCTGCCGAAGCAGCCGATCGTCTTCAGCAAGCACACCGCGGCGATCAGCGGCCCCGACGACGACGTGTGGCTGCCGCCGGGCGCTGCCAAGCTCGACTGGGAGGTCGAGCTCGCCGTGGTGATCGGCCAGCCTGCGTGGCACGTGCCGCGCGAGCGCGCGCTCGATGTCGTGGCGGGGTACTGCCTGGCCAACGATGTGTCGGAGCGCGCCCACCAGTTGGAGATGGACGGGCAGTGGATCAAGGGCAAGAGCTACCCGACGCATTGCCCGTTGGGGCCGTGGCTGGTGACCGCCGATGAGGTGCCGGATCCGCAGGCCGTCGAGCTGTGGCTGGACGTCAACGGCACACCGCGCCAGCGCGGCAGCACGCGCACGATGGTGTTCGGGGTGGCGGAGATCGTCAGCTACCTGAGCCGCTTCATGCGGCTGCTGCCGGGCGATGTGATCCTCACCGGCACGCCGCCCGGGGTCGGCATGGGCCAGCGCCCGCCGCAGTTCCTGCGCGCCGGGGATGTCGTGACGCTCGGCAGCCCGCAGCTCGGGCAGCAGCGCCAGTGCGTCGTCGACGCCCCGCTGCCCGCGCGCTGACCGCCGCCGGTGCGCTCGCGCGTGGGGACACGTCAGGCCTGCGGTCCCTGGTAAACCTTGCGCAGCAGGCGGATCAGCGTGGTGCGCTCGTCGGCGTCCAGGTGCGTCAGCGGGCCGTGCTCGACGGCTGCGATGTCGGCCTGCGCGCGCGCCTGCACCTCGGCGCCGGCGGGGGTGACGTACAACCCCTGGGCGCGTCGGTCGGTCGGGTGTTCGCGCTTTTCGACCCAGCCCCGCTGTTCGAGCCCGCGCAGCAGCCCCACCAGGTTGGGCGGCAGGATGTCCAGCGCGGCACACACCTGCCGTGAGGTGACGCCGGGGTTGTGCGCGATCACCGTCAGCACCGAAAAATCGACCACGCGCAGCCCGTACGGGGCCAGGCGTTGCAGCGCGTGCCCGATCATGGTCAAGGCCGCGCGGCGGGCGTTGTAGCCGATCAGCGACTCCAGGAAGCGCGTATCCAGCCGACCCGGCGGGAGGTCGGCGGCCGCGTCGATCGAGGGGGCCGAAAGGGCAGGGCGGACGGCGTCGTTCATGGGACGGATGTTAGCCGTACCGTGATGCCTGGGCCGTGGCCTCCGCGCGCCCGGCGGCGTCTGGTGTCGCGATCGCTCACGAAGCTTTCGGGGTGGTTTCCGGGGGAAATGCCGGTGTGTCGATGGTCGGGCAGGTGGCCCCGGGCAGTGGGCGCGCAGTGGTACTGCCATGGCCGGTTGCCCGGCGGCCGCGCCGCTACCATCGGGCCCCATGGCAACGATCGCGCAACCACCGCACGCCGCGGCGCCGCACGGGGACGTGCTGGTGCTACAGCACACCGTCGAAGATCCGCCCGGCTACCTGGCGACGTGGCTGGACATGGTCGGCGCCCGCTGGGATGTGTTCTGCGCCGAGGCGGGCGAGCGCTACCCGGCGTCGGTCGCGCCTTACCGGGCGCTGGCCGTGCTCGGCGGCGAGTGGAGCGCGAACGACGACCGCCCCTCGCTGCGTCACGCGGAGGCGCTGATCCGCGAGGCCGACGCGCTGGGCATCCCGGTGATCGGCCACTGCCTGGGGGGGCAGTTGCTGGCGCGGGCGCTGGGCGGGCGCGTGCAGCGCTTGCCGCAGCCCGAAATCGGCTGGCTGCCGATCACGCCCGATGGCAGTGCGGCCGCCCGCGAGTGGCTGGGGGAAGCCGGTGACCCGGTCGTCTATCAGTGGCACTACGACGGCGTGGTCGAACTGCCGCCCGGCGCCACGGTGCTGGCGGCGTCGCCGGCGTGCGCGGTGCAGGCGTACACCGTCGGTCCGCACCTCGGCATGCAGTTTCACATCGAGATCACGCCGCTGAAGATCGACGCGTGGCTGGCCGATCCGGGCACGGTGTACCCGGGGGCGGTGCACGCGCACCCGCAGACGGTGCAGTCCCCCGAGGCGATGCGTGCCGCGACCGCCCGGCATCAGGCGGCCAGCTACCGGCTGGC
This region of Tepidimonas taiwanensis genomic DNA includes:
- the grpE gene encoding nucleotide exchange factor GrpE codes for the protein MTSQDPNASPTAEPTPADAAPAADAGTPDLHAELEALRQRNAELNDQLLRAVADAENTRRRAEEEIAKVRKFAVESFAESLLPVVDSLEAGLAVQEATLQQIREGAEATLKQLLAALSRQKITPIVPAAGDRFDPHLHQAISMVPSDQPANTVVATLQKGYLMAERVLRPALVTVAAPK
- a CDS encoding fumarylacetoacetate hydrolase family protein; the encoded protein is MKLFRHGAPGSERPGLLDAHGVRRDLTGIIVDVVPGTIGPDALRRLARLDASRLPEVDPAERLGPCIGEVGNVIAIGLNYADHAAEAGLPLPKQPIVFSKHTAAISGPDDDVWLPPGAAKLDWEVELAVVIGQPAWHVPRERALDVVAGYCLANDVSERAHQLEMDGQWIKGKSYPTHCPLGPWLVTADEVPDPQAVELWLDVNGTPRQRGSTRTMVFGVAEIVSYLSRFMRLLPGDVILTGTPPGVGMGQRPPQFLRAGDVVTLGSPQLGQQRQCVVDAPLPAR
- a CDS encoding MarR family winged helix-turn-helix transcriptional regulator produces the protein MNDAVRPALSAPSIDAAADLPPGRLDTRFLESLIGYNARRAALTMIGHALQRLAPYGLRVVDFSVLTVIAHNPGVTSRQVCAALDILPPNLVGLLRGLEQRGWVEKREHPTDRRAQGLYVTPAGAEVQARAQADIAAVEHGPLTHLDADERTTLIRLLRKVYQGPQA
- a CDS encoding type 1 glutamine amidotransferase, with the protein product MATIAQPPHAAAPHGDVLVLQHTVEDPPGYLATWLDMVGARWDVFCAEAGERYPASVAPYRALAVLGGEWSANDDRPSLRHAEALIREADALGIPVIGHCLGGQLLARALGGRVQRLPQPEIGWLPITPDGSAAAREWLGEAGDPVVYQWHYDGVVELPPGATVLAASPACAVQAYTVGPHLGMQFHIEITPLKIDAWLADPGTVYPGAVHAHPQTVQSPEAMRAATARHQAASYRLADRLYAAWQRRWRAAAVTVS